The following coding sequences are from one bacterium window:
- a CDS encoding nuclear transport factor 2 family protein: protein MSDRDALADLAADYARCVDRGDPEGVAACFAPDGVLRRVDLPSGGTILSERTGREEIARAISRMSYNATFHFLGQQQTEITGDDATGETYCIAHHLTVPDDGTPATDFIMFIRYHDQFVRLDEGWRIAVRELQIDWTENRLAESV, encoded by the coding sequence ATGTCTGATCGAGATGCATTGGCCGACCTCGCCGCTGACTACGCCCGCTGTGTGGACCGGGGCGATCCCGAGGGCGTGGCAGCCTGCTTCGCCCCCGACGGGGTACTGCGTCGCGTCGACCTGCCCAGTGGAGGAACGATACTCAGCGAGCGGACTGGCCGAGAGGAGATTGCCCGGGCGATCTCCCGGATGAGTTACAACGCCACCTTTCACTTCTTAGGCCAGCAGCAGACCGAGATCACCGGCGACGACGCCACCGGCGAGACCTATTGCATCGCCCACCACCTGACGGTTCCCGACGACGGGACCCCCGCTACCGACTTCATCATGTTCATCCGCTATCACGACCAATTCGTCCGCCTCGACGAGGGCTGGCGCATTGCGGTCCGGGAACTGCAAATCGACTGGACCGAGAACCGCCTAGCCGAGAGCGTCTAG
- a CDS encoding restriction endonuclease, with amino-acid sequence MELSKAQSTAFEKVRAKGAGDQGIALTDGSIRALVALVARDLALPPIEGVDPLGDQEFYEIPPDGLSTAGEASALSAYCSLLEMGPVDTDTYFLSLATLHRARLKFANIVKSQSTPSLEQVGPRGLLQYGDLSTRALGSLLIVRKWLYDIDNRSAQETGYLFEPIIAGAVGGVPVSAKSSPVKRGGKGGGRQVDCLRENQAYEIKIRVTIAASGQGRWKEELTFPPDCEASGYTPVLVVFDGTANSKLSELSDAFLRHGGQVYIGEDAWAHLESQAGSTMGIFVNKYIRGPLDDLLAQTPADLPSITLLIQPDIVSIRVGTEELRVDRTGSVPPIDFQMPDDVDAALPGSD; translated from the coding sequence TTGGAGCTGAGTAAGGCACAGTCCACTGCCTTTGAGAAGGTGCGAGCGAAGGGAGCCGGCGATCAAGGGATCGCATTGACGGATGGATCCATTCGAGCACTTGTCGCTCTGGTAGCTCGCGACCTAGCACTACCGCCGATAGAAGGAGTCGATCCGCTTGGTGATCAAGAGTTCTACGAGATTCCCCCTGACGGCCTTTCCACCGCTGGCGAGGCTTCTGCGCTGAGCGCATACTGTTCGCTCCTGGAGATGGGTCCGGTCGACACAGACACATACTTCCTTTCACTCGCCACTCTTCACCGAGCCCGGTTGAAATTTGCGAACATTGTCAAATCCCAGAGCACTCCATCGCTTGAGCAAGTCGGCCCCAGGGGTCTCTTGCAGTACGGCGACCTCAGTACAAGGGCGCTTGGCTCACTTCTCATCGTCAGAAAGTGGTTGTACGACATTGACAATCGTTCTGCCCAGGAGACTGGATACTTGTTCGAACCAATAATCGCTGGTGCAGTCGGCGGTGTTCCAGTGTCGGCGAAATCAAGCCCCGTCAAGAGAGGTGGCAAAGGGGGAGGCAGACAGGTGGATTGTCTCCGTGAGAATCAAGCCTACGAAATCAAGATCCGCGTCACTATCGCCGCTTCGGGACAGGGCCGATGGAAGGAGGAACTTACCTTTCCCCCAGACTGCGAGGCTAGCGGTTACACACCCGTGTTGGTGGTATTCGACGGCACTGCCAATTCCAAGCTGTCGGAACTCAGCGATGCTTTCTTGAGGCACGGCGGTCAGGTATACATCGGCGAAGACGCCTGGGCCCATCTGGAATCTCAAGCTGGGTCTACGATGGGTATCTTTGTCAACAAATACATTCGTGGCCCTTTAGACGACCTTCTTGCCCAGACACCGGCCGACCTTCCTTCGATAACTCTTCTGATTCAGCCGGACATCGTAAGCATTCGTGTAGGCACTGAAGAATTGCGGGTAGATCGGACTGGATCGGTTCCACCAATAGATTTCCAGATGCCTGACGACGTTGATGCAGCGCTACCCGGCTCGGACTGA
- a CDS encoding TauD/TfdA family dioxygenase: protein MAVIDAVDLDVRRVAGALGAEVRGLSLASVSDEEFALIQELLDEHLVLFFPDQHLTPDEHRAFAICFGEPEIHPYIPKLDEDHPEIVVLKGESGYVADVWHTDCTFEQSPPICSVLNAMVMPPAGGDTMWSNMYKAYETLAEPMKQMINGLTAIHTAANYGQPDHKAEHPIVRRHPRTGRPSLYVNKQFTRRIPQLSRDESESLLDLLTAHACKTDFTCRYSWSEGTIGIWDNRATQHFAVNDFDGNRAISRVTILGDNPEPAFDTTQWGPYQYGRISAAANGLDRD, encoded by the coding sequence ATGGCTGTCATCGATGCTGTTGATCTGGATGTTCGCCGAGTAGCGGGCGCGCTGGGTGCTGAAGTTCGCGGCCTGTCGCTGGCTTCAGTGTCCGACGAGGAGTTCGCTCTCATCCAAGAGCTGCTGGATGAGCACTTGGTGCTGTTCTTCCCCGACCAGCACTTGACTCCGGATGAGCACCGGGCTTTTGCCATTTGCTTTGGCGAGCCGGAGATCCACCCCTACATCCCCAAGCTGGACGAAGACCATCCCGAGATCGTGGTGCTCAAGGGCGAGTCGGGCTATGTGGCCGACGTGTGGCACACCGACTGCACCTTCGAGCAGTCCCCGCCCATCTGCTCGGTGCTCAACGCCATGGTGATGCCCCCCGCTGGCGGCGACACCATGTGGTCGAACATGTACAAGGCCTACGAGACCCTGGCCGAGCCCATGAAGCAGATGATCAACGGGCTCACCGCCATCCACACCGCGGCCAACTACGGCCAACCCGACCACAAGGCCGAGCACCCGATTGTGCGCCGCCACCCCCGCACTGGCCGCCCGTCGCTGTACGTGAACAAGCAGTTCACTCGGCGCATCCCTCAGCTCAGCCGGGACGAGTCCGAGTCGCTGCTAGACCTGCTCACCGCCCACGCCTGCAAGACCGACTTCACCTGCCGCTACAGCTGGAGTGAGGGAACCATCGGCATTTGGGATAACCGGGCCACCCAGCACTTCGCGGTGAACGACTTTGACGGCAACCGGGCCATCAGCCGGGTCACCATACTGGGCGACAACCCCGAGCCAGCCTTCGACACCACCCAGTGGGGCCCGTACCAGTACGGGCGGATCTCTGCCGCCGCCAACGGCCTCGACCGCGACTAA
- a CDS encoding VOC family protein, with translation MSEQVNHVGLAVADLHAEVDFWTGALDFERVGALDADDASTGQLLRMERPGLRAVYLRKGEFVLELLNFRGAGLVDRPARVVNEPGLTHLSLNVANMDAALERVRAHGGEVLDDTRLWDVAVMIRTPAGQLVELLVGFETPTTDLGE, from the coding sequence ATGAGTGAGCAGGTCAACCACGTCGGGCTGGCTGTGGCCGACCTGCATGCCGAAGTTGATTTCTGGACTGGGGCGCTGGACTTCGAGCGGGTCGGAGCACTCGACGCCGACGATGCGTCGACCGGCCAGCTCTTGCGGATGGAGAGACCAGGGTTGCGGGCGGTGTATCTGCGCAAGGGCGAATTCGTGCTCGAACTTCTGAATTTTCGCGGGGCCGGGTTGGTGGATCGACCGGCCCGGGTGGTGAACGAACCCGGCCTCACCCACCTATCGTTGAATGTCGCCAACATGGATGCTGCGTTGGAACGAGTGAGAGCCCATGGCGGCGAAGTGTTGGACGACACCCGACTGTGGGATGTGGCAGTGATGATTCGCACCCCCGCCGGCCAGCTGGTGGAACTGCTGGTGGGCTTCGAGACCCCGACCACCGACCTGGGAGAATAA
- a CDS encoding AMP-binding protein — translation MIGNPRTYWEAIEARAAATPDFPLTIEPDGTVMTFAGFRDSAERVAAGLAAMGVAADTRVSWQLPNGRASLILSAALARLGAVQNPIIPIYREREVGFVVRQTGARLLVVPSVWRGFDYPAMAEAVVAATDDCDVLVCDGELPEGDPSTLAPFEAPLGDDGRLPVRWIYYTSGTTADPKGAMHGDDSVIAAARHIWENLELRADDVWPLAFPFTHIGGISLLIATLVCGPPLLMVESFNPEADTRFFREQGLTLAGSGTPFFIAFLAEQRKTPDQPIFPKMRAAIGGGAPKPAGLHMEVKNEMGGVGIISSYGLTECPIVTYCFLDDPDEKLATTEGRILDDTAWKLIDGELLLNGPTLCRGYLDDALNETGFDDEGFFFTGDLAEVDDEGFVTIVGRKKDVIIRKGENISAKEVEDVLFSHPNVADVAVIGLPDAVSGERCCAVVALKDGEGFGFGEMVEHCKEVGLMNQKIPEQLEIVDELPRNPVGKVLKQQLRETYGG, via the coding sequence GTGATAGGAAACCCCAGAACCTATTGGGAGGCGATCGAGGCCCGGGCCGCCGCCACCCCCGACTTCCCGCTAACCATCGAGCCCGACGGCACAGTGATGACCTTCGCCGGCTTCCGGGATTCCGCCGAGCGGGTAGCCGCCGGGTTGGCCGCGATGGGTGTGGCCGCAGACACCCGGGTGTCGTGGCAGCTGCCCAACGGCCGTGCCTCGCTCATCCTGTCGGCGGCGTTGGCCCGATTGGGGGCAGTCCAGAACCCGATCATCCCGATCTACCGGGAGCGGGAGGTGGGCTTCGTGGTTCGCCAAACCGGGGCCCGGCTGCTGGTGGTTCCATCGGTATGGCGGGGATTCGACTACCCAGCCATGGCCGAGGCCGTGGTGGCCGCCACCGATGATTGCGACGTGCTGGTGTGCGACGGCGAGCTCCCCGAGGGTGACCCCAGCACCTTGGCCCCGTTCGAGGCGCCCCTGGGAGACGACGGCCGGCTCCCAGTGCGCTGGATCTACTACACCTCGGGCACCACCGCCGACCCCAAGGGGGCCATGCACGGCGACGACTCGGTCATCGCCGCGGCCCGCCATATCTGGGAAAACCTCGAACTGCGGGCCGACGATGTGTGGCCCCTGGCCTTCCCGTTCACCCACATCGGCGGCATCAGCCTGCTCATTGCCACCCTGGTGTGCGGCCCTCCCCTGCTGATGGTGGAGAGCTTCAACCCCGAAGCCGACACCCGTTTCTTCCGGGAACAGGGCTTGACCCTGGCCGGCTCGGGCACGCCGTTTTTCATCGCCTTTCTGGCCGAGCAGCGCAAGACCCCCGACCAGCCCATCTTCCCCAAGATGCGGGCCGCCATCGGCGGCGGTGCCCCGAAGCCGGCCGGACTGCATATGGAGGTCAAGAACGAGATGGGCGGCGTGGGCATCATCTCCAGCTACGGGCTCACCGAATGCCCCATTGTCACCTACTGTTTTCTTGACGACCCCGACGAGAAGCTGGCTACCACCGAGGGGCGGATCCTGGACGACACCGCCTGGAAGCTGATCGACGGGGAACTGCTCCTGAACGGCCCAACCCTGTGCCGGGGCTATCTGGACGATGCGCTGAACGAGACCGGCTTCGACGACGAGGGGTTCTTCTTCACTGGTGATCTGGCCGAGGTGGACGACGAGGGGTTCGTGACCATCGTCGGGCGCAAGAAGGACGTGATCATCCGCAAAGGGGAGAACATCTCGGCCAAAGAAGTGGAGGATGTGCTGTTCTCCCATCCCAATGTGGCCGATGTTGCAGTCATCGGATTGCCCGACGCGGTGTCGGGAGAGCGGTGCTGCGCGGTGGTGGCCCTCAAGGACGGCGAAGGGTTCGGCTTCGGCGAGATGGTCGAGCACTGCAAGGAGGTCGGGCTGATGAACCAGAAGATCCCCGAGCAACTGGAGATAGTCGACGAATTGCCCCGCAACCCGGTGGGCAAAGTGCTCAAGCAACAGCTCCGAGAGACCTACGGAGGGTGA